A genomic segment from Carassius carassius unplaced genomic scaffold, fCarCar2.1 SCAFFOLD_68, whole genome shotgun sequence encodes:
- the LOC132137004 gene encoding uncharacterized protein LOC132137004 codes for MSFTATPGHHGPWVHPQRRTRAGSRATTSPPPAFDISIRNCFAPLRETGRDAVIIGDSIVRHVSATLAEGKVHTHCLPGARVLDVSAQIPAILKVDESPRAVVLNAGVNDTTLRQTETLKRDFSSLIETVRSTTPAATIFVSGPLPTYRRGHERFSRLFALNEWLLSWCKEQKLLFVNNWNLFWERPRLFRADGLHPSRIGAELLSDNISRTLRSM; via the coding sequence atgtccttcactgcgacgccgggacaccacggaccctgggtgcatccacagcggaggacgcgagccgggtcccgggcgacgacttctccccctcctgccttcgacatctccatccggaactgcttcgctcccctccgcgagacaggacgcgacgctgtgatcatcggagactccatcgtccgacacgtaagtgctacgttagccgaaggtaaagtgcacactcattgtttgcctggtgctcgtgttctcgatgtttctgcgcagatacccgcgatcctgaaggtcgacgagagccccagagcggtcgtgcttaacgccggggttaacgacaccacgctgcggcagacggagacgctgaagagggacttcagcagcctgatcgagacggttcgcagcacgacgcccgcggcgacgatcttcgtgtcaggaccactgcccacgtatcgacgaggacacgaaaggttcagtagactttttgctttaaatgaatggctgttgtcatggtgtaaagaacagaaactgctatttgttaataactggaatcttttctgggagcgtcctaggctgtttcgcgctgatggattacaccccagcagaatcggagcggagctgctctctgacaacatctccaggacacttcgctccatgtga